The Parafrankia discariae genome includes a window with the following:
- a CDS encoding protein kinase domain-containing protein translates to MRGRKSTPTTPPTGPVAAFGRDLRAMRHQAGNPSYRALARRVGLPAEVLADAVGGGSLPPLDVLRAYVSACGGDVDSWQARWHELAAILAAERETRIAPPGADVPAQPPPAGPWPPRGGPWSPRGGPWDGTPGAVPSQRRGGGPADDFLSPLDADDPREVGPFRLRGRLGSGGMGAVYLGHSPGQRPVAVKVIRADMASDGEFRRRFEREVAAMGRVNSLFTAPLIAADVIAARPWLATAYIHGPTLRDSVLRNGPLPPSSLLRLAAGVTEALVAIHGAGIVHRDLKPANVLLAIDGPRVIDFGIARAAEHAGSTTTGKIIGSPPYMSPEQARGERVDAASDVFALGSVLAFAATGRNAFGEGNTADVIYRVVREEPELTGVDRDLRALIESCLAKAPQRRPTPAEILGRCHAQLGASPRPPSWLPVPVIAEISQRLRHPAVVDRPAEPAHRPARGLVVAASVLATAAIVTMTPARGVLTPWELLPSWGDGAQAPRPPSSPPTTPTVGGVAERRSAERRSAGSRRTTDGRGAGTSAGTPGVPADGAAGGTSAGMPGEATGGTVGGVAGGLEQGLPGTGQDPGTGRGPAGGPVQAPAAPQSGGSGGQPAAPGPRRPPAVPQAPGPGPSWPFPSQGSGVTNLPPAQPHPTPGSPTAADPPPPATPEDLPRTTAPPPLETPQRTTPPPESAPSESPAAHPGSPPVETARAEAQDL, encoded by the coding sequence GTGCGAGGACGGAAAAGTACGCCGACCACCCCGCCCACCGGCCCGGTCGCCGCGTTCGGGCGCGATCTCCGTGCGATGCGGCACCAGGCGGGAAACCCCTCATACCGGGCCCTGGCGCGACGCGTCGGCCTGCCGGCGGAGGTCTTGGCCGACGCGGTCGGCGGCGGGTCGCTGCCACCGCTGGACGTCCTGCGCGCCTACGTGTCCGCCTGCGGTGGGGACGTCGACTCCTGGCAGGCGCGGTGGCACGAGCTCGCCGCCATCCTGGCGGCGGAGCGGGAGACCCGGATCGCCCCGCCCGGGGCGGACGTCCCGGCGCAGCCGCCGCCGGCCGGGCCGTGGCCGCCGCGGGGCGGGCCATGGTCGCCGCGGGGCGGGCCGTGGGACGGGACACCCGGCGCGGTCCCGTCCCAGCGCCGCGGCGGCGGGCCGGCCGATGACTTCCTCTCCCCGCTCGACGCGGACGACCCACGGGAGGTCGGGCCGTTCCGGCTGCGCGGCCGGCTGGGCTCCGGCGGCATGGGCGCGGTGTACCTGGGCCACTCCCCGGGGCAGCGGCCGGTCGCGGTGAAGGTCATCCGCGCCGACATGGCGTCCGACGGCGAGTTCCGGCGTCGTTTCGAGCGGGAGGTCGCCGCGATGGGCCGGGTGAACAGCCTGTTCACCGCGCCGCTGATCGCCGCGGACGTCATCGCGGCCCGCCCGTGGCTCGCCACCGCCTACATCCACGGCCCGACGCTGCGCGACAGCGTGCTGCGCAACGGCCCGCTGCCGCCGTCCAGCCTGCTCCGGCTGGCCGCGGGGGTGACGGAGGCGCTCGTCGCCATCCACGGGGCGGGGATCGTGCACCGTGACCTGAAGCCGGCGAACGTACTGCTGGCGATCGACGGGCCCCGGGTGATCGACTTCGGGATCGCGCGGGCGGCCGAGCACGCCGGCAGCACCACCACCGGGAAGATCATCGGATCGCCGCCGTACATGTCGCCCGAGCAGGCCCGCGGTGAACGGGTGGACGCGGCCTCGGACGTGTTCGCCCTCGGCTCGGTGCTCGCCTTCGCCGCGACCGGGCGCAACGCCTTCGGCGAGGGCAACACCGCCGATGTGATCTACCGCGTGGTCCGGGAGGAGCCGGAGCTGACCGGCGTGGACCGCGACCTGCGCGCACTGATCGAGTCGTGCCTGGCCAAGGCGCCGCAGCGGCGGCCGACGCCGGCCGAGATCCTGGGCCGCTGCCACGCCCAGCTCGGGGCCAGCCCTCGCCCGCCCAGCTGGCTGCCCGTGCCGGTGATCGCCGAGATCAGCCAGCGGCTGCGGCATCCGGCCGTGGTGGACCGCCCGGCGGAACCGGCCCACCGCCCGGCGCGGGGGCTGGTGGTCGCGGCGTCCGTGTTGGCCACCGCCGCGATCGTCACGATGACGCCGGCGCGCGGCGTCCTCACCCCGTGGGAGCTGCTCCCGAGCTGGGGCGACGGCGCGCAGGCCCCGCGGCCGCCGTCGAGCCCGCCGACCACGCCGACCGTCGGGGGCGTGGCGGAACGGCGGTCGGCCGAGCGGCGGTCGGCGGGCAGCCGGCGCACCACCGACGGCCGCGGCGCCGGGACATCCGCCGGCACGCCGGGCGTCCCCGCGGACGGTGCGGCGGGTGGCACGTCCGCGGGGATGCCCGGTGAAGCGACCGGAGGCACCGTCGGCGGCGTCGCGGGCGGCCTGGAGCAGGGCCTGCCGGGCACGGGCCAGGATCCGGGAACGGGCCGGGGACCGGCCGGCGGCCCGGTTCAGGCACCGGCCGCCCCGCAGTCCGGCGGGAGCGGCGGCCAACCGGCCGCACCCGGGCCACGGCGCCCACCGGCCGTGCCGCAGGCGCCGGGTCCGGGTCCGTCCTGGCCGTTCCCGTCGCAGGGCTCGGGCGTGACGAACCTCCCACCAGCGCAGCCGCACCCGACGCCGGGATCGCCCACGGCCGCCGACCCACCCCCGCCGGCGACACCGGAGGACCTGCCCAGAACCACCGCCCCCCCGCCGCTGGAAACGCCCCAGCGGACCACTCCGCCACCGGAATCGGCACCGTCCGAGAGCCCGGCGGCGCACCCCGGCTCACCGCCGGTGGAGACCGCCCGCGCGGAGGCTCAGGACCTCTGA
- the tyrS gene encoding tyrosine--tRNA ligase — protein MTRLGASVDHVTALLGGADLASDASVRELLERTTERRGLDLSDLAPAEQAALIAERSQDLQPSPEALAARIGDAAARSRPFVAKFGIDPTGAEVHLGHAVPMLLLSRFARMGHRVVFIVGDITAKIGDPSGRSDERPALTDEDIARNLTTYRAQVAPFFDFERAEFRRNGDWLREVRLPRLLEIVSRIPVSMSLQREDFRRRLDAGHGLSLAELLYSVVMALDSVEVDSDLEIGGIDQFLNMQMCRKVMEICGQTPEIVVATSLIEGTDGTGAKMSKSRGNYVPLTAAPGEIFGKIMSVPDRLVEPYFRALSEWRDSELAILTARRETGTAHPMDLKKILAGEVTAAIHGVDAAMTARTEFVARFSRRAFAEVDDLPVISDLGATVAGTVRGLGFAKSNGDVRRVAEQNGLRLVVESEEGQTQVPLTPDDVREPLSAVLKGRLDGRPGAVYLKVGRKLARVEPAG, from the coding sequence ATGACCCGACTCGGAGCCTCCGTCGACCATGTCACCGCGCTGCTCGGTGGGGCCGACCTGGCATCCGACGCCTCCGTGCGTGAGCTGCTGGAGCGGACCACCGAGCGCCGCGGCCTCGACCTCTCCGACCTCGCCCCCGCCGAGCAGGCGGCCCTGATCGCCGAGCGCTCGCAGGACCTGCAGCCCTCACCCGAGGCGCTGGCGGCCCGCATCGGCGACGCGGCCGCCCGCTCACGTCCCTTCGTGGCGAAGTTCGGCATCGACCCGACCGGCGCCGAGGTCCACCTCGGCCACGCGGTGCCGATGCTGCTCCTGAGCCGGTTCGCGCGGATGGGGCACCGCGTCGTGTTCATCGTCGGTGACATCACCGCCAAGATCGGCGACCCGTCCGGCCGGTCGGACGAGCGCCCGGCGCTCACCGACGAGGATATCGCCCGCAACCTGACCACCTACCGGGCCCAGGTCGCCCCGTTCTTCGACTTCGAGCGGGCCGAGTTCCGCCGCAACGGCGACTGGTTGCGCGAGGTGAGGCTGCCGCGGCTGCTGGAGATCGTCTCACGGATCCCGGTGTCGATGTCGCTGCAGCGGGAGGACTTCCGGCGTCGCCTCGACGCCGGCCACGGGCTCTCCCTGGCCGAGCTGCTGTACTCGGTGGTGATGGCGCTCGACTCGGTCGAGGTCGACAGCGATCTGGAGATCGGTGGCATCGACCAGTTCCTGAACATGCAGATGTGCCGCAAGGTCATGGAGATCTGCGGCCAGACCCCGGAGATCGTCGTGGCCACCTCGCTGATCGAGGGCACCGACGGCACCGGCGCCAAGATGAGCAAGAGCCGCGGCAACTACGTCCCGCTGACGGCCGCGCCCGGTGAGATCTTCGGGAAGATCATGTCCGTGCCGGACCGGCTCGTCGAACCGTACTTCCGCGCGCTCAGCGAGTGGCGCGACTCCGAGCTCGCCATCCTGACCGCCCGGCGCGAGACCGGCACGGCGCACCCGATGGACCTCAAGAAGATCCTCGCCGGCGAGGTGACGGCGGCGATCCACGGGGTGGACGCCGCGATGACGGCCCGGACCGAGTTCGTCGCGCGGTTCTCCCGCCGCGCCTTCGCCGAGGTCGACGACCTGCCGGTGATCTCCGATCTCGGCGCGACGGTCGCCGGGACGGTGCGGGGGCTCGGGTTCGCGAAGAGCAACGGCGACGTCCGCCGGGTCGCGGAGCAGAACGGGCTGCGGCTGGTGGTCGAGTCCGAGGAGGGCCAGACCCAGGTGCCGCTCACACCGGACGACGTCCGGGAGCCGCTGTCCGCCGTCCTCAAGGGCAGGCTCGACGGCCGGCCCGGTGCCGTGTACCTCAAGGTCGGCCGCAAGCTGGCGCGGGTCGAGCCTGCCGGCTGA
- a CDS encoding helix-turn-helix domain-containing protein, which produces MNSTIDDEDLAAAETRSDAETRSAPEPGGPVRGGPALTGPAPQAPAPGATAPDGSDPEAPGPTTPAAESGLYAIGQAARELGVSVRSLRYYQEVGLLTPSGRTTGGNRLYADADLARVRRIRELQELLGFNLDEIRIMLGHEDRLARVRVDYRASSDAVERAQLLDDAEEAYTQLRDEIDEKIGRLAAFRAEMNGHLERVALARAELTE; this is translated from the coding sequence ATGAACAGCACCATCGACGACGAGGACCTGGCCGCGGCCGAGACCCGGTCCGACGCCGAGACCCGGTCCGCGCCGGAACCGGGCGGGCCCGTCCGGGGCGGGCCCGCGCTGACGGGACCCGCCCCGCAGGCACCCGCTCCGGGGGCGACCGCCCCGGACGGGTCCGACCCGGAGGCGCCCGGCCCGACCACGCCCGCCGCCGAGTCCGGCCTCTACGCGATCGGCCAGGCCGCTCGGGAGCTCGGCGTCTCGGTCCGCTCGCTGCGGTACTACCAGGAGGTCGGGCTGCTCACCCCGTCCGGCCGCACGACCGGCGGGAACCGGCTGTACGCCGACGCCGACCTGGCCCGGGTGCGCCGGATCCGTGAGCTGCAGGAACTGCTCGGCTTCAACCTCGACGAGATCCGGATCATGCTCGGGCACGAGGACCGGCTGGCCCGGGTCCGGGTGGACTACCGCGCCTCGTCCGACGCTGTCGAGCGGGCCCAGCTCCTCGACGACGCCGAGGAGGCGTACACCCAGCTCAGGGACGAGATCGACGAGAAGATCGGCCGGCTCGCGGCCTTTCGCGCCGAGATGAACGGCCACCTCGAGCGGGTGGCGCTCGCCCGGGCGGAACTCACCGAGTGA
- a CDS encoding DinB family protein has translation MSSTVDVESGPETGTATGTVTETEVDLGTDPDTVDEAGGGAAEGGTVGEKEDLLTTLAKHRDFLRYTVRDLTDEQAARRTTVSALCLGGLIKHVTAAERSWTDFIVSGVQSGDPENWMKQHQMLMGDTLTGLLADYEATAERTREVVESLPDLGLTRPLPEAPWFEPGASWSMRRVLLHIIAETSQHAGHADIIRESLDGSRTMG, from the coding sequence ATGAGCAGCACCGTGGACGTCGAGAGCGGGCCCGAGACCGGCACCGCGACCGGCACCGTGACCGAGACCGAGGTCGACCTGGGCACCGACCCCGACACGGTCGACGAGGCCGGCGGCGGTGCCGCCGAGGGCGGGACCGTCGGCGAGAAGGAGGATCTGCTCACGACGCTGGCGAAGCACCGGGACTTCCTGCGCTACACCGTCCGTGACCTGACCGACGAGCAGGCGGCCCGGCGCACCACCGTCAGCGCGCTGTGCCTCGGCGGGCTGATCAAGCACGTGACGGCGGCCGAGCGCTCCTGGACCGACTTCATCGTCAGCGGCGTTCAGAGCGGGGACCCCGAGAACTGGATGAAGCAGCACCAGATGCTGATGGGAGACACCTTGACCGGGCTGCTCGCCGACTACGAGGCGACGGCCGAGCGGACCAGGGAGGTCGTCGAGTCGCTGCCCGACCTCGGCCTGACCCGGCCGCTGCCCGAGGCCCCGTGGTTCGAGCCGGGGGCGAGTTGGTCGATGCGGCGCGTCCTGCTGCACATCATCGCCGAGACGTCGCAGCACGCCGGCCACGCGGACATCATCCGGGAGAGCCTCGACGGCAGCCGCACCATGGGCTGA
- a CDS encoding SulP family inorganic anion transporter, whose translation MHAEHHEPRKQPSSVAPAPTALPYPSEIDSDHPTPVRSGGTAPGGTGPPAPGGPAGRILRRTWRHDLEASVVVFLVALPLSLGIAVASGAPVVAGIIAAVVGGVVAGAVGGVPLQVSGPAAGLTAVVAEIVATHGWRTACFVTAAAGLVQILFGLSRVARAALAISPAVVHGMLAGIGLTIVIGQIHVVLGGTAGSTAWHNLIVLPGEIASPAVPAAALLGIATIALTVVWTRLPRPVSAIPAPLAAVSLVTAASLPFDVPRVALPDDLLGAIALPELPAGGEWGAITLAVLTVALVASIESLLSAVAVEAMHSGPRGDLDRELLGQGAANTVSGLLGGLPVTGVIVRSSTNVRAGARTRASAILHGLWMAGFALLLAPLVGRIPLAVLAGLLVVIGLRLVDLAHIRAIARHGELAIYLTTVVGVVLLNLLEGVLIGIATALLLALRRTLVAPVHVHPPTDPGAPWRVVVEGALTFLSLPRLSRRLAEVPAGASVRLDLAVDYLDHGAHKMLDDWIAERHRAGATVTVDEVGAAPLAIPTVAARPRGGRLSRSLFGGRSTGRHARSARPPRWLAPWSDWQHGQLHDRQHLLNGVDEFHRRTAPMIEPFLTELTAGQRPSTLFITCSDSRLVPNVITSSGPGDLFTVRTPGAFVPGPQAVGDSTLAAIEYAVEVLRVRTIAVCGHSGCGAVAALLDRGTPGHSTSVGPLRNLEAWLRHGEPALARAVRDAGGLPPEPDELSRVSVAQQLVALRGLSVVRRAEAEGRLHLVGMWFDIATARAIVLDESTDRFEIPTGSVVPALESGQRLADATRG comes from the coding sequence GTGCACGCCGAGCACCACGAGCCAAGAAAACAGCCGTCGTCGGTGGCGCCTGCCCCGACCGCGCTGCCCTATCCGTCCGAGATCGACTCGGATCACCCCACCCCGGTCCGCTCCGGCGGCACCGCCCCCGGCGGCACCGGGCCTCCCGCGCCCGGTGGTCCAGCCGGTCGCATCCTCCGGCGGACCTGGCGCCACGATCTTGAGGCGTCCGTCGTCGTCTTCCTGGTGGCGCTTCCGCTCTCGCTGGGCATCGCGGTCGCCTCGGGCGCCCCGGTGGTCGCCGGCATCATCGCGGCGGTCGTCGGCGGCGTCGTCGCCGGCGCCGTCGGCGGAGTCCCGCTGCAGGTCTCCGGCCCGGCGGCCGGCCTCACCGCCGTAGTGGCCGAGATCGTGGCCACGCACGGCTGGCGGACCGCCTGTTTCGTCACCGCCGCCGCGGGCCTGGTGCAGATCCTGTTCGGCCTGAGCCGGGTCGCCCGCGCGGCCCTGGCGATCTCACCCGCGGTCGTGCACGGCATGCTCGCCGGCATCGGCCTGACCATCGTGATCGGGCAGATCCACGTCGTGCTCGGCGGCACCGCCGGCTCGACCGCCTGGCACAACCTCATCGTCCTGCCCGGCGAGATCGCGTCGCCGGCTGTCCCGGCGGCGGCGCTGCTCGGCATCGCGACCATCGCGCTGACCGTCGTGTGGACGCGGCTGCCCCGGCCGGTGTCCGCCATCCCGGCACCGCTGGCCGCGGTGTCGCTGGTGACCGCGGCGTCGCTGCCGTTCGACGTCCCGCGGGTCGCCCTGCCCGACGACCTGCTGGGCGCGATCGCCCTGCCCGAGCTGCCCGCCGGCGGTGAGTGGGGCGCGATCACGCTGGCCGTGCTGACGGTCGCCCTGGTCGCGAGCATCGAGTCGCTGCTGTCGGCGGTCGCCGTGGAGGCGATGCACTCCGGCCCGCGCGGCGACCTCGACCGCGAGCTGCTCGGCCAGGGTGCCGCGAACACGGTCTCCGGCCTGCTCGGCGGGCTGCCGGTCACCGGCGTCATCGTCCGCAGTTCGACGAACGTCCGCGCCGGCGCCCGCACCCGCGCCTCGGCGATCCTGCACGGCCTGTGGATGGCCGGCTTCGCGCTGCTGCTGGCACCGCTGGTGGGGCGCATCCCGCTCGCCGTGCTCGCCGGGCTGCTGGTCGTCATCGGCCTGCGCCTCGTCGACCTCGCGCACATCCGCGCGATCGCCCGCCACGGCGAGCTCGCGATCTACCTGACGACGGTCGTCGGCGTGGTGCTGCTCAACCTGCTCGAGGGCGTCCTGATCGGGATCGCCACCGCCCTGCTGCTCGCGCTGCGCCGGACGCTGGTGGCACCGGTCCACGTGCACCCGCCCACCGACCCCGGCGCGCCGTGGCGGGTCGTCGTCGAGGGCGCGCTGACCTTCCTGTCCCTGCCCCGGCTGTCCCGCCGGCTCGCCGAGGTGCCCGCCGGGGCGTCCGTCCGGCTCGACCTGGCCGTCGACTACCTCGACCACGGCGCGCACAAGATGCTGGACGACTGGATCGCCGAGCGGCACCGCGCCGGTGCCACGGTGACCGTCGACGAGGTGGGGGCCGCGCCGCTGGCCATCCCCACCGTCGCGGCCCGGCCCCGTGGGGGGCGGCTGTCCAGGAGCCTGTTCGGGGGACGCTCCACCGGCCGGCACGCCCGGTCGGCGCGGCCGCCGCGCTGGCTCGCGCCCTGGTCGGACTGGCAGCACGGTCAGCTCCACGACCGCCAGCACCTGCTCAACGGCGTGGACGAGTTCCACCGCCGGACAGCCCCGATGATCGAGCCGTTCCTCACCGAGCTGACTGCGGGGCAGCGGCCGTCCACCCTGTTCATCACCTGCAGCGACTCGCGGCTCGTGCCGAACGTGATCACCAGCAGTGGCCCGGGGGACCTGTTCACCGTGCGCACGCCGGGCGCGTTCGTCCCCGGCCCGCAGGCGGTCGGTGACTCGACCCTGGCCGCGATCGAGTACGCCGTCGAGGTGCTCCGCGTTCGGACCATCGCCGTCTGCGGACACTCCGGCTGCGGCGCGGTCGCCGCCCTGCTCGACCGGGGCACCCCGGGGCACAGCACCAGCGTCGGCCCGCTGCGCAACCTGGAGGCCTGGCTGCGCCACGGCGAACCGGCGCTGGCCCGCGCGGTCCGCGACGCCGGTGGACTCCCGCCGGAGCCCGACGAGCTGAGCCGGGTCAGCGTCGCGCAGCAGCTCGTCGCGCTGCGCGGGCTGTCCGTGGTGCGCCGCGCCGAGGCGGAGGGCCGGCTGCACCTGGTCGGCATGTGGTTCGACATCGCCACGGCGCGCGCGATCGTCCTGGACGAGTCGACCGACCGGTTCGAGATCCCGACCGGCAGTGTCGTCCCGGCGCTGGAGAGCGGACAGCGGCTGGCCGACGCCACTCGCGGCTGA
- a CDS encoding SDR family NAD(P)-dependent oxidoreductase has product MAADLPEDARDGLVDRVVVVTGGASGIGRASVRRFLAAGARVVFGDVNEANARLLLDEVADPARLRFERADVADEAEVAALVAAAVERFGRLDVMFNNAGVGGAFGPLTELDVADWDRTFGVISRGMFLGTKHAARAMIAQGGGGSIINNSSVAGVGGGGGPTAYSAAKAAVINFTCNAAVELAAHRIRVNAICPGLVDTPLVMGRDEAAIRARMATFQPWPDLGRPEDIAGVVLFLAGPDSAFLTGEAIRVDGGMVAWGPRMTDTSDPRGVTRRFTGFTEGSTGRPPSRRPLDGAGA; this is encoded by the coding sequence GTGGCCGCTGACCTGCCCGAAGACGCACGGGACGGCCTGGTGGACCGCGTCGTCGTGGTCACGGGGGGAGCCAGCGGGATCGGCCGCGCGAGCGTGCGGCGCTTCCTCGCCGCCGGGGCGCGGGTGGTCTTCGGCGACGTGAACGAGGCGAACGCCCGGCTGCTGCTCGACGAGGTCGCCGACCCGGCCCGGCTCCGTTTCGAGCGGGCGGACGTCGCCGACGAGGCGGAGGTCGCCGCGCTCGTCGCCGCGGCCGTCGAGCGGTTCGGGCGCCTCGACGTCATGTTCAACAACGCCGGGGTCGGCGGGGCGTTCGGCCCGCTCACCGAGCTCGACGTCGCCGACTGGGACCGCACCTTCGGCGTGATCAGCCGCGGGATGTTCCTCGGGACGAAGCACGCCGCCCGCGCGATGATCGCCCAGGGCGGCGGCGGGTCGATCATCAACAACTCCTCGGTCGCCGGAGTCGGCGGTGGCGGCGGCCCGACCGCGTACTCGGCGGCCAAGGCCGCGGTCATCAACTTCACCTGCAACGCGGCCGTGGAGCTGGCGGCGCACCGGATCCGGGTCAACGCGATCTGCCCCGGCCTCGTCGACACGCCGCTGGTCATGGGGCGCGACGAGGCGGCCATCCGGGCCCGGATGGCGACCTTCCAGCCCTGGCCCGACCTGGGCCGGCCCGAGGACATCGCCGGCGTCGTGCTCTTCCTCGCCGGTCCGGACAGCGCCTTCCTGACCGGGGAGGCGATCCGGGTCGACGGCGGGATGGTCGCCTGGGGCCCGCGGATGACCGACACCTCCGACCCCCGGGGGGTGACCCGCCGGTTCACCGGGTTCACCGAGGGCTCGACCGGCCGTCCACCGAGCAGACGCCCCCTGGACGGCGCCGGCGCCTGA
- a CDS encoding NAD-dependent epimerase/dehydratase family protein has product MKVLVVGGTGPTGPHIVRGLLGRGHDVTIFHRGAHEPPELADVEHLHGDPHFRESIDEALGLREFDVVLAMYGRMRHLAPALAGRCGQFVGIGGVPVYQGFFPGDGTRRLPIPVTEDHPVVQERSDDPAVRFSRRLVDAEAAAFAHHPGATLFRFPMLYGPNNARPAEWSIVRRVRDGRPHLILPDGGSQIHTRCAARNAAAFVLAAVDRPRAAAGQIYNAGDPTDWSLRQWVELIVRLMGADLEVVALPREIAVEATTTLLPLGGTTTEHCVLSTEKARRELGCEAVVDPVQAVEELLAWYAERPDFDVSTSPSFTDRFDYPTEDALIAEYRSAVDRVRSAVDQYAAPPVHSMPHPTQPGKVDHRGR; this is encoded by the coding sequence GTGAAGGTGCTGGTGGTGGGTGGAACCGGGCCGACCGGACCGCACATCGTGCGAGGTCTGCTCGGGCGGGGGCACGACGTCACGATCTTCCATCGGGGAGCCCACGAACCGCCGGAGCTCGCTGACGTCGAGCACCTCCACGGCGATCCGCACTTCCGGGAGTCGATCGACGAGGCGCTCGGTTTACGCGAGTTCGACGTCGTCCTGGCCATGTACGGGCGGATGCGACATCTCGCGCCGGCGCTCGCCGGGCGGTGCGGCCAGTTCGTCGGCATCGGCGGTGTGCCGGTCTACCAGGGGTTCTTTCCCGGTGACGGGACGCGCCGGCTGCCGATCCCGGTCACCGAGGACCACCCGGTCGTCCAGGAGCGCTCCGACGACCCGGCCGTCCGGTTCTCCCGGCGGTTGGTCGACGCCGAGGCGGCGGCGTTCGCGCACCACCCGGGCGCCACGCTGTTCCGTTTCCCGATGCTCTACGGGCCGAACAACGCCCGGCCGGCCGAGTGGTCGATCGTGCGGCGCGTGCGCGACGGGCGTCCGCACCTGATCCTGCCGGACGGCGGATCCCAGATCCACACCCGCTGCGCGGCGCGCAACGCGGCGGCGTTCGTGCTCGCCGCGGTCGACCGCCCGCGGGCCGCCGCCGGCCAGATCTACAACGCCGGTGATCCCACCGACTGGTCGCTGCGGCAGTGGGTCGAGCTGATCGTCCGCCTGATGGGCGCGGATCTGGAAGTGGTGGCGCTGCCGCGGGAGATCGCCGTCGAGGCCACGACCACGCTGCTGCCGCTGGGGGGCACGACGACCGAGCACTGCGTCCTGAGTACCGAGAAGGCGCGCCGCGAGCTCGGCTGCGAAGCGGTGGTCGACCCGGTCCAGGCGGTCGAGGAGCTCCTGGCGTGGTACGCCGAGCGACCCGACTTCGACGTCAGCACCAGCCCGTCGTTCACCGACCGGTTCGACTACCCGACCGAGGACGCCCTGATCGCCGAGTACCGCTCCGCCGTCGACCGGGTGCGCTCGGCCGTCGACCAGTACGCCGCGCCGCCGGTGCACAGCATGCCGCACCCGACCCAGCCCGGAAAGGTGGACCATCGTGGCCGCTGA
- a CDS encoding TetR/AcrR family transcriptional regulator: protein MKDDDSGAAAPRSGTAAARPVPAGADAGPAVQVNPGNVSAVSWAERAADRSPSVQRSRSRSMRQMKVIVAAAKRLIGQKGASFTTQELVKEAGVAMQTFYRHFEGKDQLLMAVIEELVTDQALRYEQDARDLPDPVARLRRHIRAVLGSLDASGDESSGPRFITAEHWRLHQLYPQEMAQATQPFADLVAREIRAARDAGLLAPQDVERDAALVARLVMSVYHHYAFAAAPEPAEVIADHLWAFCLTGLGGDLGGDLGGHPDGGGRPARPARPVRRPPAS, encoded by the coding sequence ATGAAAGACGACGACTCGGGTGCCGCCGCCCCGCGGAGCGGAACCGCCGCCGCCAGGCCGGTGCCGGCCGGCGCGGACGCTGGTCCGGCCGTCCAGGTGAATCCGGGTAACGTCTCGGCCGTGTCCTGGGCTGAGCGCGCCGCCGACCGGTCGCCGTCCGTGCAGCGGTCGAGATCACGCAGCATGCGACAGATGAAGGTCATCGTCGCCGCGGCCAAAAGGCTGATCGGGCAGAAAGGGGCCTCCTTCACGACGCAGGAGCTCGTGAAGGAGGCCGGCGTCGCGATGCAGACCTTCTACCGCCACTTCGAGGGGAAGGACCAGCTCCTCATGGCGGTCATCGAGGAACTGGTCACCGATCAGGCGCTGCGCTACGAGCAGGACGCCCGCGACCTGCCGGACCCGGTCGCCCGCCTGCGCCGTCACATCAGGGCGGTGCTCGGCTCGCTCGACGCCAGCGGGGACGAGAGCTCCGGGCCCCGTTTCATCACCGCGGAGCACTGGCGCCTGCACCAGCTGTACCCGCAGGAGATGGCGCAGGCCACGCAGCCCTTCGCCGACCTCGTGGCACGCGAGATCCGGGCGGCGCGTGACGCCGGCCTGCTGGCCCCGCAGGACGTCGAGCGCGACGCCGCGCTGGTCGCCCGACTCGTCATGTCCGTCTACCATCACTACGCTTTCGCGGCCGCTCCCGAGCCCGCGGAGGTGATCGCCGATCATCTCTGGGCGTTCTGCCTGACGGGGCTCGGCGGTGACCTGGGGGGTGACCTGGGCGGCCATCCAGACGGCGGCGGTCGGCCGGCGCGGCCGGCGCGGCCGGTCAGGCGTCCGCCCGCTTCATGA
- a CDS encoding cupin domain-containing protein, producing MPVSKPSELPVGGGGRWPLTGFRSAQWGDMEVGYTATGPLDCTKGYIGLPGGVCQCPHYGYMFSGRLRCVYPGTDWPDEVAVAGEAYFFPAGHVLIYEEPSEVLELNPAAALQKLIDHFEAMAASGGFTKDDG from the coding sequence ATGCCGGTGAGCAAGCCGAGTGAATTACCCGTGGGCGGCGGCGGGCGCTGGCCGTTGACGGGATTCCGCTCCGCCCAGTGGGGGGACATGGAGGTCGGCTACACGGCCACCGGGCCACTCGACTGCACCAAGGGCTACATCGGCCTGCCCGGCGGCGTCTGCCAGTGCCCGCACTACGGTTACATGTTCAGTGGCAGGCTGCGCTGTGTGTACCCGGGTACCGACTGGCCGGACGAGGTCGCGGTGGCCGGCGAGGCGTATTTCTTCCCGGCCGGCCATGTGCTCATCTATGAGGAGCCGAGCGAGGTGCTCGAACTCAATCCCGCCGCCGCGCTCCAGAAGCTGATCGACCATTTCGAGGCGATGGCGGCCAGCGGTGGGTTCACCAAGGACGACGGCTGA